GGCTTATGTAATGCCTCCTCCATTTCCTTCAGCTCAGTAACAGAATGGCCTCCGCAGAAGAGAGCAGTCCCGCAGTTTCTAGCACACCTCTGTGCTGCCAGGGCTTTCCGACCTCAGAGAAGAGGTGACGACTGCTTGAACAACGCCGCACCCAGTTCACCTAAGAGCCTGTTAGAGGCTCTGTGACAGGTGTTAGCACATATCTCCTCTTAGCTAACAACACAATGGAGCAGCATACGTAGCAGTAAGAGGATTGAGCTGTCTGATCTCAGAGAGTCCGCATAAGGCTAACTCGAATTAGCCCAGCTGCCTCTCTCCCTCACTGATGTGCAGTTATTGCCACATTATCGCAGCCTGTTTACATTTCTGCCCTGTCGCAAACAGGCTGACGACGGTTTGTTGTGTCTGCTCTCTCTGGGGTTTGTGTCTGTAATCATAATACATTAACAGATCTTCCGGGAATGCCGTCACGTCTGACTTAAATGCTTGAGCCCTTCGATTATTACACGGAAGGTTAAATAAGGCTCAAGGAATATGATTTTATATAGGGATTACGAGTTTATGTAACTTGTGCTGTTAGCGTAGTGATGAAACAGCTGATGACTCGCAATGAAGTCACATTGAATTCAGTTTCATTGGTATCTGAATAGTATCTAATTTAGATAAAACAAATCAAGACCAGACACACCTGATACACTCCTACTTTTAATGGATCCTAGTAAGGTTAGGgagcatatttaatttgacaaattaAATCTGTGAGAGAAGGATGTAGAGTTGGTATAGGTACAGGTGTTGATTGTTTAGctggcaaaacattaaaaaggtgtctttccaaaaaaaaaaaaaaaaaaaaaaaaaaaattaatgaggaTCAGTTGAGAAAATTAGACAAGACCATACAACCTGTTGAATGGACTGTACACCTGTACCTCACAGCCTTTTCATTCAAGCCCACCCTGACTACTAGTGTTGTGCTATATGCTCCATGGTTATATCATCCTATCGTCAGCATGTGAGATTGCAGATACACAATAAtatcatgctaatttatttaattatttatataattagtttCATAACCGGAGAGTGAACCAGCTCCACCAGTGAACCAGAGTAGGGCTAAAAGCAGACACACATTTTATCTTTTTAGAAAAGTAGCATATAgttgtcatgtcataaaatatttttgatatgacTGAATGTGTATTTAACATGATCACAATTTAATCAATACATtataagttactaattataatgcttacatttcctcATTCAAACAGCAGCTACAGAAAAATGAGCAAAGAATATTTACATGATCAAAGAACATCATAGCTGACTTCAGTCTAGTTTGAGTTTATGCCATAAACATATGTTATAATCAGTGAAGATATCTATACTGTAtgataaataaatctgttatacTTACATCGCACGTACATCTGTAGTTTGTTGTCTCTGATGAAATAATTCAcgagagagcagaattcagtcagcgagcgtgCACTCGAcaacaaaactctggtgtttcagtgcatttcatgcattcataagctcaacagaatcatgtgtgattggttataacacgcaacactgtaaaaacagaaaaagaaatatgatggaCCAAATAAGGtctaatattaattagatagtATTACtagcctgataataataataaaaatcattgtgATATCGTCAAAGTGATCAGCCACAGGTGATATCGCTGAATATCGTCGATACACAATACTATCGTCTATCAGCACAACCCTACTGACTACAGTCCATTTTTACTGCATTAGATGCCATCATCTCTTGTTTGGGTCAGAACAGGTCATTTTTAAGGAAGGACAGAGTGAGAATGCTCTGATAAGATTAGCCTGGCAGCTTAGAGAAAACTGTTACAGTGTGTTAAAGCAGCAGTGGCAGTCCAGGATGAAGGAATGGTGCTAGAGCAGTGCCTGCTATGCTAGGTTGGCTGAGATTACAGCCCTAGTGTCTTGGAGGTTGAGATGTGTCAGCTACATGTTCACCCCACCCCATCCCCCTCAAGCTACCACCAGTTGTCTGTTTCTTGGAGTTAGTCCAGGCCGTAATCTGGTTAGGGCCGTTTTATCTCCTGTGCTGGGTTAACTCCTGGGATGTGTCTGGTCTCTGGTCCTCTCCTCCAAGCCCTTAACAGATGGGGCCTTGTCTTGCAAGCACTCTCTCCAGTGGAGCCGTGGCAAAGAGCCAGTGCCATCGCAGTTTATATAACAGTGTCACTACATGGCCCAACTGCATCCCGGGTACGGCCTTGTTCTTGTAAAGAGAAAGTGGCCATGATGGAAAGGTCAGAAACTAAAGTTTGAGATGGTTCACCTAAAGAAACTACTAGCTTGACAAAACTGGTTTTCAGTAGAGATGAGTCAGGATGGTTGACTAGTATTGAGGTTGACTGATTAactcagcggttctcaattccagtcctcgcgcccccccagctctgcatattttgtatgtctctctttgttaacacacctgattcagataattagctcgttagaagtgagctccgtgcatgaactgtgttcccattgacatggtccctacacagtgttcattgctccctactccctgagcaggggataTCTGTTGAAGGTTACGTCACTTTGAAATATTCATTCACGAATTTGCACTGCACAACATATTCACACATGgacaaatgtgacatcatatacatctgtaaataaatacaatttaaattcacgtctcgcacacttcaatgcactttgaatggaacatatatgttcgccTTGAACTGGAATcgtggtggaatatcctgtgatgtccactttgcagggcacttatgttcgaatagaacaaacgtctgaagcaataagagaaacatacaaaatgtgcagagcagggaggagtgaggactggaattgagaaccgctggatTAACTTTACTTAAAAGTCGCAATGAGGAACTACtagaagtagtgacagatcttttcttctatATTGTGATGTTTATCTGAGTGTTAAggattatcaaaaaagaaaaacaatgcagaGCGAGGACTTGGTTTAATGCATTGGATGGTGAATGGATTGAGAGAGGTGGACGTTGCACTCAAAAGTGGAGGCAGATAAGCATGCAGGGGCAGGATCAAGTGGACTGAATGATGGGGAGAAGTACAGCATACATTACCAGAGAGATGTTTTCACCAGAAGATCCCGTTATGAAATTTTAGTGAAACTCTATgagttcaatttaaaaaaaaatgtataaataaaatgaagtgttcaaaataagatatataacatgcatttggaCTTTAAAGAGGATGAATTTAAATTTGTAGCTTCTGGGAAAAGCACCCATTTCATTCAGATCTTTTTTCCAAGTCCACTGTGTGTTGCTGATGTCATAGCCGTATGTTTGACAATGATTACCCTTAACATCAGTGTAGATTGTGTTAGACAGCTGACGGTGTTTACTTCAGTGTCGCAGCTTTGCAGCAGTTTTTCCATTGTCTCATAATAAACCTTCACGTGTCAGATGGAATTGTCTGGGTTACTCAGTCAGTGGGCAGCAGGGATAAAAAGATTTCTCTGAATGTATGTTTGGCATATTTCTACATGGTTTTCATGTGACTGGAGAACAAGTATGTTTTGACTGGGCCCATCTGTGTTCAAGGGTTGAACGAGAGGTCTACcctgtttggaacaacatgtctGATCATTTTCACAATTGCTAGAGAAGAATCACTAAAACAATGCTGagtagaacataaaaaaatgaattcctTCTTTTGACTGAGTGAGGTCTACCCATAATCAGTTTATGAAATCAGAGCTGTGGCCTAGCAGACGTATTGAGCTGTgctcacattaataataaaaatgaccccCAAACTCTCTCGTTTCTCTTTTGTCTCCATTCTTTGACTTGATGTAGGTCAGAAACGCGATTTGAAATGTCATGTTATCACATTTTTGTGGATTAGTCTTGATTTTGTTCTGTCAATCTCAATACTCCCAGCTGTGTTCACGTTACTGCCCCCTGGTGGTAAGAACTAAGAACATGATGTGCTTGCCATATCATTACTTGTATTCATAAGCAACTGTCTAGCTTTACACCTCCTCTCTGATGTTCCTGAAAGCTCATAAATCATTAACAGCAatctctatttttaataaatgtaacccCTAAAAGTGAATGCTTAATACTTGTACTGTTTATGCTGCAAACATGAATGATATCTGGTCAAACTATGTGCATTTTTTTGAGGTTAGATGTGGTATTCATCTTTTTAAGCAATCAAGCTTATGATTTTCAGCTGGCGGataataaaacatgcaataaagAAACCCTTACAGTGAGTTTTGCATAGGGAAAAtagattgaaaatataaaaatgctgtaaGTTCTGCAGCTCTGCGAATGTGTGAAATATGCTAAtgattttctctctgttttcttgTCTTGCAGCTGAACTGGAGTTTGTTCAGATAATAATCATAATTGTGGTGATGACTGTAATGGTAGTTGTAATCATCTGTTTGCTGAATCACTATCGGCTATCGGCCTGGGCCTTCCTCACACGCCACAGCCAGGCCCGTCAACGAGAGGAGGGCATGCAGCcggtaagagtgtgtgtgtgtgtgtgtgtgtgtgtttgattctcCAGTCACCATGTGTGTCCTGTCTGTGTGCACTCTGAGTGGGTTTAGAGTTCCTGTTCTTTTGTTTGATCACCATGTGTGTGACTTTGTGACCGTGTTCATATGGGCCAGCTTCAGGGTCATTGTGTTGGTACACCTGCACAAATGCATTATGTAGCTAGTCACTAGGGATGGGTCAGGATGGTCCACTGGCTCCTTTAGTGAGGTTGACTTGtgcctttaatgttttttataatgcattataatccAGGGATCTCTGTTTTGTGTGTGGACTATGATAATGTTGTGCTATAAAAGGTTAGAGTTATCCATATTTCATTAAGAAACATGTCTGATAGTGGGCTTGACGCTAAACCAACCTATTCACACAGAAGTCTAACTAGTCATTTAGGTAACCCACAGACTAGTTGATTTTGGAAATATGTAGTTCTACATATCCCTGGTTCTTCTTTATGTTGATTTACGTCCTGTAGTTGAGAGCGAGACATGCTCGTCTAGACTGCAGTCCATTTCACCTCccagaacgagagagagagagagagagagagtcataaAAAGATATGAAGGAGATGAAGATGTGATTTAGGAACAGATGCAGAGCATGAAAGGAACCAAGCTCTTAAATTCAGAAACAAGCTCATAAATTTAGAGAATAGCGCAGTTTCTACAGCTGTACAAGACTAACCAGCGGTGTTGAATTAATAATGCATGATATTAATGCATTCTCATATTTACTGCATGCGCATTTAGATAAACTTTTCGGATGCCTGAAGCGAATTTGTATTTTTCTACCCAAATTCAAAACTCTAATGCATGAGATGAAGTTGATTTATGTCTTGTTCTTAATGCATGACTCACATTGGCCTTTCTTTTCTGTATCATAGGACGCCTGTGCATGGCCAACAGATAGTTTGGTGACGCAACAAGGAGCCACTGAGGTTAGTTAACTGACATGACCTATTATTCAACTTTTCTGTGAATTATTCAATTCTTGTCTATGGCTGGGCAACATAGTTAAGAGCTAATAGCATGAACACAACAATATTTATTTCACCCTTTCATGGACgatcaatatttttaaacatttatgctCTGAAATGACCctatttacactaaataaatacaaatatatcctttttattatatacaacAATATAACAGTGCAAAGTCATAAAGAGCCATATTTACTTATATGTAATGTTTactaaatatacactactgttcaaaggttataacttttattcagcaaggatgcataaactTTCTATTGAAGTATCCAGGAAacaatgtattatggtttccacaaaaaatatgaagcagcatagctgttttcgacattgataattataatcatgtttctggagcagcaaatcagcattatactgatttctgaaggatcatgtgacactgaagactggagtaatggtgctgaaaattcagctttgatcttTGTAAAAATCTTTCAGAATATTGTTGTTCttacttttattttcagtcaaataaatgcagccttaaggcacataagacacttctttcaatacattaaaaaaacaaacttttgaacaatactgtatattgaTTGATTGTATAATTAACTAATGGTATAATTAGTTTGGCTGcatgtttccattttttatttaagttaattttaagttaatttctaAAGGTATAATGAATGTTTTCTTCTCTGTGTTCAGGTGATGTATGGGCCACGGAGCGGAGAGCGCTTCAACCCACCTTCATTTATGCAAAGGGATCGATTCAGCCGCTTCCAGCCCACCTACCCATACCTGCAGCAGGACATCCACTTGCCGCCCACCATCTGCCTGTCAGACGGCGAGGAGCTGCCGCCCTACAAGGGCCCCTGTACCCTGCAGCTCAGAGACCCTGAGCAGCAGCTCGAGCTGAGCCGTGCGTCTGTGCGCGCGCCCCCCAACCGGACCATTTTCGACAGCGACCTGATAGACGTTTACGTGCACGGAGGTGGCCCGCGGCCCCCGAGCAGCAACTCTGGCAAGAGTGCCTCGAACTCGCACGTGGAGGGGCCGCCGCCCACCTATAGCGAGGTGATGGGTCAGACGTACCCAGGCTCCGCCTCCTTCCTGCACCAGCACAGCAATAACACACCACCCTCCAACCAGAGGACAGCCAGTGGCTCCGCCCAGCCTGGCGCAAGCACAACCCTGTTCGTCAAGGTTAAGGATAGCCGGCGCGACAAACCCGTGTGACTAGGACACACCTGCAGAGGGCAGTAGAGAGCGTGTGCCGTCACCTGTGCTCTCTGGTACTTCCTCCTGGACCTAAAGGGGAGTGGCTTCACTCTTAGTACACTCCCCTTGCACAATTTAAATCGAAAATTGAGGAACCAAGCttacaaagtttattttttgtattttttttttttttttttgctagaactTCGGGGCCTTGTATGGATGTTTGGGCTCCTCGGCTAAAtctctttgtttgtttatgcttTCCTGTATTTAAAGAACACGTGTGTTGGCACAGATTGTTTGCGTGAGAGACCACATAGGTCATAGGATTGAGAAATTTTctatttgtttgtgcatttccAGGACTCGTGCACAAAAACTGTTCACAACTAATCAAAATCCAAATTGAGtgccatgaaaaaaaatcttaaatcttggGGATGTgactcacaacaacaacaacaatgtctTTATGTTGCACTTATTCTTTAAAGAGTAGAAACGCCTACCCTTAGTTACTTTTCATACGTCAATCCACATGGTTCCtggtattttttttcccttcattttcaCGTTTCGCATTTCTCGTTTTCCTGAAATGGAGATGTAGAACTCTTATCCAGCCTAAAATCTCCACACCTGAACTGCATCATGGcacttactttaaaaaaagaggGGGTTTAACAAGCCATTCAGATTCATGATCACTTTTTCCGCCGACCAAGTGAGAGATACTGGCATGGATATCTGCAGATGGAAGTCACGACACACACGCCACTTTCATCCTGTCGAGTAGCACTTTAAACTTACGTCACTTCAGCATTGTCATGGGGTCCAAGTGCAAGGGAATCATGGGAACTGTAGTCTTACGCACATCCTGTCTCCTTCAGAATGAGTGTGTCATATCTCAATTTgttttcacactaaaaaaaagcatgcatattGTTTATTCCAGTTATCCATACTATACTTTAGTTCACGATCGTATATGGATCTCATATTTTATCTCTCCTGGAATGCCGTTTTATGCCGAGGGCAGCACAGGAACACACTTCTATCTGTTATTTGTCATCAGTATTTATTCTTTTATCAGTTCAAACGAAACGTGTACCAATCATAACAAGGTACAtcccccttttttctttcttcatttgaaGTCGTATTCAATCACGTGGCACACATTTGGAATGCTTTCAGACATGCAGATTGTGTTTTTCATCGCCCCTGAGCTTTGTAAACCATCACTCTTTGGCCTTCCCTAGATAGTCCCATAGAAAACCTATTTATTAACTAGCTATTTATTCAAGTGACCAGTTTGAGAGAGGACATTTAGTCGAAGTGGGAGGGAACGCCACTCCCCCCCACTAAAATAGGCTTTTATATGATCTTTTTTCCCCTTAAATAGCAAGACTCTCCTATCGCCCATCCGCTTTGACTCTGAAACCTTGGCTTCCCGTCACTCATTCTGACCGCGCAGTTTGAGTTCGTACtgtattgctgctgctgctgctatgcGCTGTTACCGCTGCTGCTGTTGTCCGTTCGTTATGTAGGCCTATGTCCGCTTCCTATTACTTTCTATTTGCGTACCAACCGAGACATAGATGTCCATGCTCTGTTTTGGTTTTCTTCGTTAACATTAGCGCATTTCCGCTGTCATAGTCGTGCTAGGAAAACGAacccaaatgtatttttttccgtTTGCAGCCGAGAGGTTTGCATGTTACAATTTACATGAGCATATTCGGTGCCTAACAGTCAAGTTTAAGCAGACATAGAAACCCACTTGCACTCAAAAGTCCCCACCTTTGTTGTGCCTCACTTCCTATGGTGCTTCTTTCAGTAGTCGGACTCTGTTTATTTGTACGGTGCTGTATATAACTTGAATATATTATGCACATATCCTACCCAATGGGTAGAAAACCACAAGAAAGCATTgttaatactgtaatataaatgtatagataatattaaaaagaaaactttaacatGGTGGCATCAAGTTTTGTGAATGCCTTCAATTgtgctttgtctttttttgtaaaacagaGTAAAGAGAAATGCTACAGTAGGGTCACAGAAATACAAAAAgacttcttatatatatatatatatatttttttttttcctatacagTAAATGCAAATGTGTTATGTGATGATACAAATATTCTGATTATAAGGCAGTTAGCCTATATAAAGGATAACTAGCTGCTGCTTTTGTAACTTCCAGAGAAAGAATTATAAATGCCAGcgcttgtcattttatttattgaagttgATTTTGTGGACTGCTAGCTGTTGTGTAATAACCACGCAGAATAATAACGTCATTGCAACGAATGGAACGGATTGTCGACTTTTGGGCTCCCACGCGGCCTTTTCTCCGACCGGGAGAAGGTTTAGTCACGTGGTTCATATCAAATAGCTCAGGGTGAGGCTTTATCGGTTaacattctgttgtttttatgcaCATAATTGAGTTGTGTGGTATATAACAGAGCATCAAATATGAGGAAAATCCAGCCCATAGCTGATCCTTACTGCATGTTCACGTTGTCATTTTCCTCTGCATAGCAGTGATTCCGAGGCTCCTCTCCAGAAACACGGATCCGCGGAGAGCGCGTGACTGAAGACTTGTGTGGGTGAGTGACTTCAGCGTCCCGTTCCATGGAACTGGAATTTCCCGCCAATCCA
The Cyprinus carpio isolate SPL01 chromosome A19, ASM1834038v1, whole genome shotgun sequence genome window above contains:
- the LOC122148724 gene encoding low-density lipoprotein receptor class A domain-containing protein 4-like isoform X2, coding for MRNITVPDSSSSNNNNNNANSNDTCSCNCTLSQPQGMDISELEFVQIIIIIVVMTVMVVVIICLLNHYRLSAWAFLTRHSQARQREEGMQPDACAWPTDSLVTQQGATEVMYGPRSGERFNPPSFMQRDRFSRFQPTYPYLQQDIHLPPTICLSDGEELPPYKGPCTLQLRDPEQQLELSRASVRAPPNRTIFDSDLIDVYVHGGGPRPPSSNSGKSASNSHVEGPPPTYSEVMGQTYPGSASFLHQHSNNTPPSNQRTASGSAQPGASTTLFVKVKDSRRDKPV
- the LOC122148724 gene encoding low-density lipoprotein receptor class A domain-containing protein 4-like isoform X1; translated protein: MQAADYPATNNNTECKFHCTNGRCLKLLSLICNHLNECGDNSDEEHCPASVPPPPDTIQSELEFVQIIIIIVVMTVMVVVIICLLNHYRLSAWAFLTRHSQARQREEGMQPDACAWPTDSLVTQQGATEVMYGPRSGERFNPPSFMQRDRFSRFQPTYPYLQQDIHLPPTICLSDGEELPPYKGPCTLQLRDPEQQLELSRASVRAPPNRTIFDSDLIDVYVHGGGPRPPSSNSGKSASNSHVEGPPPTYSEVMGQTYPGSASFLHQHSNNTPPSNQRTASGSAQPGASTTLFVKVKDSRRDKPV